From Electrophorus electricus isolate fEleEle1 chromosome 8, fEleEle1.pri, whole genome shotgun sequence, the proteins below share one genomic window:
- the LOC113571055 gene encoding LOW QUALITY PROTEIN: urotensin-2 receptor (The sequence of the model RefSeq protein was modified relative to this genomic sequence to represent the inferred CDS: deleted 2 bases in 1 codon; substituted 1 base at 1 genomic stop codon) — protein LLGAVLIVMFLVGVVGNVYTLVVINVSLRVTGTMYVYIVNLALADLLYLTTIPFVVCTYFAKDWYFSTTGXQILFSLDFLTMHTSIFILTIMSTERYLAVTNPLDTFAGSRRYRRTVTCAVWLISFLLTLPTIIMIELKKNVQMERKSMCHPTWQITAYKVYLTVLFNTCILAPGCIIGYLYLKLARVYWVSQTTEFSSNEINKCYKPEVFYKSLV, from the exons CTGCTGGGAGCAGTCCTCATTGTAATGTTTTTAGTCGGTGTGGTTGGAAATGTGTACACTCTGGTCGTGATTAATGTCTCTCTCCGAGTGACCGGAACCATGTACGTCTACATTGTGAATTTGGCTCTTGCAGACTTACTTTACCTGACCACAATTCCTTTTGTGGTCTGCACTTATTTTGCGAAAGATTGGTACTTCAGCACCACTGGATGACAAATTCTCTTTAGTCTGGATTTCCTGACAATGCACACCAGCATTTTTATCCTTACCATAATGAGCACGGAGAGATACCTCGCTGTGACCAACCCTCTGGACACCTTTGCTGGGTCAAGGCGCTACAGACGCACCGTCACCTGTGCGGTTTGGCTCATCTCTTTTCTCCTTACACTCCCAACAATCATCATGATCGAGCTGAAGAAGAACGTTCAAATGGAGCGGAAAAGC ATGTGCCATCCGACCTGGCAGATCACGGCATACAAGGTGTACCTGACTGTGCTCTTTAACACTTGCATTTTGGCTCCTGGGTGCATCATTGGTTATCTGTATCTCAAATTAGCAAGAGTGTACTGGGTGTCACAAACTACAGAATTCTCATCAAATGAAATTAATAAGTGTTACAAACCGGAGGTATTCTATAAGTCTTTGGTATAA